The Planctomycetota bacterium sequence TGCGGTGTCCCCGTCCTCCTCTCCGGGGCCGGGGGCGACGATCTCTTCACGGGCTATCGGCGGCACGAAGCGCTGGCCGCGGAGCGACTCTGGAGCTGGATGCCCCGCCCCTTCCGGCGCAGCCTCCAGACCGCCGTCGCCCTCCTGCCCGCCAAAGGGCTTCTCTCACGCCGAATCCGGCGCGCCCTCGGAAACGCGGGAGCGAAAGATCACCTCCGGCTCCTCACCTACTTCGAATGGTGTCCCGCCGACCTGGCGGCCGGCCTCCTGCATCCCGATCTGGCGCCCGACGTGACTCCCGAGGCCATTCGTGCCCCGCTCCAAACCTTCCTCGACGGCCTTCCGGACGCGTCCACGCCCCTGGATCGCATGCTCGCCCTCGAGCGCCGCTTCTTTCTGGCCGACCACAACCTCCTCTATACGGACAAAATGGCGATGGCCCATGGAATCGAAGTCCGCGTCCCCTTCCTCGACCGCGACGTGGCCGCCCTGGCGGCCTCTCTCCCGGACTCCTGCAAGATCCGCCGCGGCGTCACCAAATGGATCCTTCGAAAGGCCTTCGAAAACGACCTGCCCCGCGAGATCCTCCGGCGACCCAAGACCGGCTTCGGCGTCCCCCTGCGGCAGTGGCTTCGCGGCCCCCTCCGCGTCCCCCTGGACGAACTTCTGCACCCGGACACCCTTCGGCGCCGCCGGATCTTCAACCCGCAGGCGGTCTCGCGCCTGGTCTCAGCGGACCGGACCGGCCAGATCGACGCCGCCTATACGATCCTGAGCGTCCTGTGCATCGACCTCTGGTGGCGAAGATTCGTCGACGGCGGGCCCTGATATTCGTGCCCCCTTCCGAGGGATGGAAGTACAATTGCTGCGAAGCCGAGACGGAGGAGAGGAGCGTGCCGCCGCCCGAGTCCCCAGGAGACCGGGAAGATCGAACGATCCTTCAGGTCACCCATAACCCTCTGCGGGGACGGATCACCGTCTCCCGGGTGCCGCCGCCCGCCTGCCGGGCCGGGCATGTGCTCATCGCCAATGCCTGCTCCGTCCTCTCCCCCGGCACCGAACGGGCTGCGCTTGAACTGGGCAGAAAGTCCCTGCTCGGAAAGGCCCGCGAACGCCCCGATCAGGTCGCCCGCCTCCTTGAAAAGATCCGCACTGAAGGCCTCCGGCCCGCCTTGAGCCAGGCCTTCGACCGGCTCGATCAGCCTTCCCCTCTGGGCTACTCGTCCGCGGGCGTGGCCATCGCCTGCGGTGAAGGGGTCCCCGGGATCCGACCCGGTATGCGCGTCGCCTCCAACGGACCCCATGCGGGGCTCGTCTGCGTTCCCCGGAACCTCTGCGCTCCCGTCCCCGAGAACGTCCCGCTCGACCACGCGGCCTACGCGGTGATCGGCGCCATCGCCCTCCAGGGCGTGCGCCTTTCCCGCGTCGAGCTCGGGGATTCGGTCTATGTCATCGGACTGGGACTCGTCGGTCAACTCGCGGTCGCGCTGCTGAAAGCTTCCGGATGCCGCGTTTATGGAACCGACCTCGACCCCTGGAAATGCGAAGTCGCCCGGTCCCTCGGAGCCGACCGCGCCGCCGCCGATCTGGATGCGGCGGCCGTGCAGACGCTGACCGGAGGACTGGGCGCCGACGCCGTGCTCGTAACGGCGTCCACCCCTTCCGATGGCCCCATCGAACAGGCCGCCGCGGCGGTCCGTCCGAAGGGACGCGTCGTGGCCGTGGGAGCCGTCGGATTGAACGTTCCCCGCCGGCCGTTCTACTTCAAGGAAGCAGAGCTCGTCGTCTCCAAGTCCTACGGTCCCGGACGGTACGACCCCGAATACGAAGATCGCGGTCGGGACTACCCGCCGGCGTACGTCCGGTGGACCGAGCAGCGCAACATCCAGGCCGTCCTCGATCTCATGGCCGCAGGACGTCTGGATGTCAGCCCTTTGACGACCCACCGCTTCCCCATCGAGCGCGCCGAGGAAGCCTACGCGCTCCTGGAAAAAGGCTCGGCCCGAAGCCTCGGCGTTCTTCTCGAGTACCCGGCGCCCCCCGAGGCGCCTGCGCCCCCGCGTCACCTCCCCCTGCGCGCCGCTCCGAGTTCTAAAGCGCCGGCGGTGGGGTTCCTGGGCGCCGGGCAGTTCGCCCGCGCGGTGCTGCTGCCGACCCTGCGGAGCCTCGGATCCTTGCGTTTCAAGACCCTCTGCTCCCCGGGCCCGCTCGCCGCGATCGATGCCGCCGACAAGTTCGGCTTCGAAAGCGTCACGACCGATGAAGACGCCCTTTTTGCCGATCCCGAAATCAAGGCGATCTTCATCGCCACCCGCCACGATCAGCACGCCCGGCTCGCCATCCGGGCCCTGCGTGCGGGGAAACACGTCTTCGTGGAAAAACCTCTGGGCATCGCGCTCGAGGAGATCGAATCGGTCGAACGGGCCCTCGCCGAAGCCCCCTCGCCTCCTCCCCTTCTCATGGTCGGATTCAACCGCAGGTTCTCCCCTCTCTCCCGCGCGGTCCGCGAATTCTTCGCGGACACAGCCACTCCCCGAACCGTTTCCGTCCGCTTCAACGCGGGAACCCTTCCCCCCGGCCATTGGGCGGCCGACGACGCTATCGGAGGCGGACGGATCGTGGGAGAGGCCTGTCATGGGATCGATTTGGCCACATACCTCGTGGGCGCGCCGCCCGCCCGCGTTTTCGCCGAAGCCGTCCCGGGCGCCGACGACCGGTGCTTCATCACGCTGCGCCACACCGACGGCTCGGTCTCCTGCGTCGCCTACCTCTCGGGCGGCGACCGGGGGATACCCAAGGAGCGCGTCGAAGTCTTCGGCGGCGGACGCGTGGCCGTCATCGATGACTTCCGCGAGGCCTGCTTCTCGGTTGAGGGACGGATACGGAGGCAGCGACGTTGGAGACGTGACAAAGGCCACCGGGATGAACTCGCCGCGTTTGCTGAACTCATCCTCCGGGGCGGCGAAGCCCCCGTTTCCTGGCCGGAACTTCGAGCCGTCTCCCTGACGGCGCTTCTGGCCGTCCGCAGTCTCCGGGAGGGCGTTCCCCTCGACATTGCCTGAACATGGGCGCGCTGGATCGTTTGGCCTATTATCGGCGCATCTTCCGAGCCTACCTTCTGCCCGGGCGAAGCCAACTCACCTTCTGGCATGAGACCCCGACGATCACGCCCTCATGGGAACCCGGCCGCCTCGGCCCTTACCCGATGAGCTTCGAAGCCAAGGCGAACTACCCCGGCCCCTTCGATGAAAGGGGGATTCCTCTCCTCGATTACCGCGGCCGTCTTGGACCCCAATACAACCCCATCGCGGTCGCCCAGTACGGGCTCGGAAACCACAATCTTTTCCTGCTCGGACGCGAATCGGACCGGCTCCGGCGCGCCCTCGCCGCGGCCGACTGGCTCGTCGAAACCCTCTCGCGCGGTCCCCAAGGCCTGTGGCTCTGGCTTCATCACTTCGACTGGGACTACCGCGAAACGCTGCGGGCCCCCTGGAGATCCGGTCTTGCTCAGGGCCAGGGCATTTCCCTCCTCGTCCGGGCGCACCTCGAAACCGGCCGGGAAGAATACCTCGACGCCGCCCTCCGGGCGTTCGAGGCCCTTCGCGCCCCCGTGGACCGCGGGGGAACCCTCTTCATCGACGAACGCGGCGATCCCTGGATCGAAGAGTACATCGTCTCGCCGCCGACGCACATCCTCAACGGCTTCATGTGGGCCCTCTGGGGAGTCTACGACCTCCATCAACGGGCCCGCATTCCCGAGGCGTCCTCTCTGTGGGAACGGTGCATCGGAACTCTCCTGGCTCATCTTGGCCGTTACGACTGCGGTTTCTGGTCGCTTTATGAACAGTCCGGAACCTGGATGCGAATGCTGGCCAGCCCGTTCTACCACCGCCTCCACATTGTGCAGCTCCGGATCATGCACCGCCTCACGAACGAACCCCTGTTTCGGAAGACGGCCGACCGATGGGAAGGGTACGCCTGCAATCCGTGGAACCGCCGGCGCGCCCGCTTGCAAAAGGCGATTTTCAAGCTTCTTTACTACTAAAGAACAGACCGATACGATAATCGCATGTCCGTCGCCGCCCGGAAAAGATACAGCAGCG is a genomic window containing:
- a CDS encoding bi-domain-containing oxidoreductase; translation: MPPPESPGDREDRTILQVTHNPLRGRITVSRVPPPACRAGHVLIANACSVLSPGTERAALELGRKSLLGKARERPDQVARLLEKIRTEGLRPALSQAFDRLDQPSPLGYSSAGVAIACGEGVPGIRPGMRVASNGPHAGLVCVPRNLCAPVPENVPLDHAAYAVIGAIALQGVRLSRVELGDSVYVIGLGLVGQLAVALLKASGCRVYGTDLDPWKCEVARSLGADRAAADLDAAAVQTLTGGLGADAVLVTASTPSDGPIEQAAAAVRPKGRVVAVGAVGLNVPRRPFYFKEAELVVSKSYGPGRYDPEYEDRGRDYPPAYVRWTEQRNIQAVLDLMAAGRLDVSPLTTHRFPIERAEEAYALLEKGSARSLGVLLEYPAPPEAPAPPRHLPLRAAPSSKAPAVGFLGAGQFARAVLLPTLRSLGSLRFKTLCSPGPLAAIDAADKFGFESVTTDEDALFADPEIKAIFIATRHDQHARLAIRALRAGKHVFVEKPLGIALEEIESVERALAEAPSPPPLLMVGFNRRFSPLSRAVREFFADTATPRTVSVRFNAGTLPPGHWAADDAIGGGRIVGEACHGIDLATYLVGAPPARVFAEAVPGADDRCFITLRHTDGSVSCVAYLSGGDRGIPKERVEVFGGGRVAVIDDFREACFSVEGRIRRQRRWRRDKGHRDELAAFAELILRGGEAPVSWPELRAVSLTALLAVRSLREGVPLDIA
- a CDS encoding D-glucuronyl C5-epimerase family protein, producing MSFEAKANYPGPFDERGIPLLDYRGRLGPQYNPIAVAQYGLGNHNLFLLGRESDRLRRALAAADWLVETLSRGPQGLWLWLHHFDWDYRETLRAPWRSGLAQGQGISLLVRAHLETGREEYLDAALRAFEALRAPVDRGGTLFIDERGDPWIEEYIVSPPTHILNGFMWALWGVYDLHQRARIPEASSLWERCIGTLLAHLGRYDCGFWSLYEQSGTWMRMLASPFYHRLHIVQLRIMHRLTNEPLFRKTADRWEGYACNPWNRRRARLQKAIFKLLYY